In Anaerolineales bacterium, a single genomic region encodes these proteins:
- a CDS encoding RNA polymerase sigma factor produces the protein MERKTVWSSGETHRRLAETYTREKPKLLARLRAAGRTWEEAEDLVHDVYAEIMEKLPLVSEIRNLPAWINSLTTRRMIDAWRRDRARERAGETDVAEDTLCEIIAGVGLDPQDEFIRESLVEALNDALHALPSAQRRVVEAQVFGGLTFREIAEATGESIDTLTARKRYAIRSLSRALRQWIEE, from the coding sequence ATGGAACGGAAGACAGTTTGGAGTAGCGGCGAGACTCACAGACGGCTCGCGGAAACCTATACACGCGAGAAGCCGAAACTATTGGCCCGCCTGCGCGCCGCCGGACGAACTTGGGAAGAGGCGGAGGATCTCGTCCACGATGTCTACGCCGAGATCATGGAAAAGCTGCCGCTAGTGTCGGAGATCCGCAACCTTCCCGCCTGGATCAATTCCCTGACCACGCGCCGGATGATTGACGCCTGGCGGCGCGACCGGGCCCGCGAGAGGGCCGGTGAAACGGACGTGGCCGAGGATACGCTGTGCGAGATCATCGCCGGGGTGGGGCTGGATCCACAGGATGAATTCATCCGCGAGAGCCTGGTCGAAGCGCTGAACGACGCCCTGCACGCGCTTCCCTCAGCCCAGCGCAGGGTGGTGGAAGCCCAAGTCTTCGGCGGGCTGACCTTCCGGGAGATCGCGGAAGCCACCGGCGAAAGCATCGACACGCTTACGGCCCGCAAGCGATACGCCATCCGCAGCCTGTCGCGCGCATTGCGGCAATGGATAGAGGAATGA
- a CDS encoding DinB family protein translates to MISAILFDLDDTLLENDIDRFLPAYLRLLGKFFSSRIDPARLQEALMAGTKAMLENTDPETTLQRAFEAVFFPRLGMEREPLVHEFERFYAEGFPSLRALTRPMEGAARAVELAFGLRWKVAVATNPVFPLAAVEHRLAWAGFNSHAGGFDLVPSYESMHFAKPRPEFTAEVLGRIAATPSETAFIGNDPAEDLAPARALGLSTFRVIRGAAAGPLPATGEGTMNQLAAGLESDHCDAAFLQSPEPSPCVLPALLAGHLAAALHIFGESRWSCCPLEEGWGPVEIACHLRDVEREITQPRLRKILSEENPFLAPVESDPWAEERRYRSQDGPQALRDFAAARKATIALLRDLRPGDWRRAARHALFGPTTLAEQMRFSARHDLLHIEQLQGSQAAAGG, encoded by the coding sequence ATGATCTCCGCCATTCTGTTCGACCTGGACGATACCCTCCTCGAAAACGACATCGACCGGTTCCTGCCCGCCTACCTGCGTTTGTTGGGGAAATTCTTTTCCTCCCGGATCGATCCGGCGCGCTTGCAGGAGGCGCTCATGGCCGGAACCAAAGCCATGCTCGAAAACACCGATCCGGAAACCACGCTTCAGCGCGCTTTCGAAGCGGTCTTCTTTCCCCGGCTCGGCATGGAACGGGAACCGCTGGTTCACGAATTTGAGCGTTTCTATGCGGAGGGGTTCCCCTCCCTCCGGGCATTGACCCGTCCGATGGAAGGCGCGGCCCGCGCGGTCGAACTCGCCTTCGGATTGCGGTGGAAGGTGGCGGTGGCCACCAATCCGGTGTTTCCGCTGGCGGCGGTCGAACACCGCCTGGCCTGGGCGGGATTCAATTCGCACGCCGGCGGTTTCGACCTTGTCCCTTCCTACGAGAGCATGCATTTCGCAAAACCGCGGCCCGAGTTCACGGCCGAGGTCCTCGGAAGAATCGCGGCGACGCCGTCCGAAACAGCCTTCATCGGCAACGATCCCGCGGAAGACCTGGCGCCGGCGCGCGCGTTGGGCCTGTCGACCTTCCGGGTGATCCGGGGCGCCGCTGCCGGCCCGCTTCCCGCCACGGGGGAAGGAACGATGAACCAACTCGCCGCCGGGCTTGAATCCGACCATTGCGACGCGGCTTTTCTGCAATCCCCCGAACCCTCGCCCTGCGTCCTTCCAGCCCTGCTTGCCGGACACCTGGCCGCCGCATTGCACATCTTCGGCGAGAGCCGCTGGTCGTGCTGCCCGCTCGAGGAAGGCTGGGGGCCGGTGGAAATCGCCTGCCATTTGCGGGATGTGGAGCGTGAGATCACCCAGCCCCGTCTGCGGAAAATCCTCTCGGAAGAGAATCCGTTTCTTGCGCCCGTGGAATCCGATCCGTGGGCGGAAGAACGCCGTTACCGAAGCCAGGACGGCCCGCAGGCATTGCGGGATTTCGCCGCGGCGCGCAAAGCGACGATCGCCCTTCTGCGCGACCTCCGTCCGGGGGATTGGCGGCGCGCGGCCCGTCACGCGCTTTTCGGACCGACCACGCTTGCCGAGCAGATGCGCTTTTCCGCCCGCCACGATCTGCTGCACATCGAGCAACTGCAGGGCTCGCAGGCCGCGGCGGGAGGATGA
- a CDS encoding DUF4386 family protein: MNSTRNPDIDHRVLCTLGGAAAWVAAGLVLGEAAVFAVFPQPDEIGDWFRLLQEKPLVGWLDLWGLELPLYAAFLFLFLALYAVLRKTDPQWMKIALAAGLIGIGVFFATNNPAAVISLSRQHAAAATETDRSALLAAGRALLAATGQRAVGGFNTGLGLVSVAGLIVSCVMIGSQVFGKPTAYLGIVAHALSLADFLRAALTDSDIAVLILVAPNALLLVIWYVAVGRTLLKTTDRRKGSTARHP; the protein is encoded by the coding sequence ATGAATTCAACCCGTAATCCCGACATCGATCACCGGGTTCTTTGCACACTCGGGGGCGCCGCCGCCTGGGTTGCGGCGGGGCTGGTGCTGGGCGAGGCGGCGGTGTTCGCCGTCTTTCCTCAACCGGATGAAATTGGAGACTGGTTCCGCTTGTTGCAGGAAAAACCGCTGGTCGGATGGTTGGACCTTTGGGGACTGGAGCTTCCGTTGTACGCGGCTTTTCTGTTTTTGTTTCTCGCTCTCTACGCCGTCCTCCGGAAGACCGATCCACAATGGATGAAGATCGCATTGGCCGCCGGATTGATCGGGATCGGGGTCTTCTTTGCCACGAACAATCCCGCGGCAGTGATCTCCCTCAGCCGCCAACACGCGGCGGCGGCGACTGAGACGGATCGTTCGGCGTTGCTTGCGGCGGGGCGGGCACTCCTGGCCGCCACCGGACAGCGGGCCGTGGGCGGTTTCAACACGGGCCTGGGCCTGGTGTCCGTCGCTGGATTGATCGTTTCCTGCGTGATGATCGGCAGCCAGGTGTTCGGAAAGCCGACCGCGTATCTCGGCATTGTGGCGCACGCCTTGTCGTTGGCCGATTTCTTGAGAGCGGCGTTGACGGACTCGGATATCGCCGTGCTGATCTTGGTCGCGCCCAATGCATTGCTGCTTGTGATTTGGTATGTTGCCGTCGGCCGGACGCTCCTGAAAACGACCGATCGGAGGAAAGGATCCACGGCCCGGCATCCATAG
- a CDS encoding EFR1 family ferrodoxin (N-terminal region resembles flavodoxins. C-terminal ferrodoxin region binds two 4Fe-4S clusters.), whose amino-acid sequence MNAQIYYFSGTGNSLHVAKELQKRFGSGELVPIVRELKKPSSASTGEVVGFVFPIHNLTSPVPVRKFFECVDLRSAKYLFAVATRECSDKVFLDIEKILAPQGKSLDAWFSVEMPCTYIPLFALPSKEAAAEMERKLKQKLDEIMDAAVQRKIRRVKDDPLVFLLGHVLYPPITEFFFRVRFPEMVRSFYADSHCNGCGLCEKVCPSDRIRMRNGKPEWMESVDCMYCFACLHLCPKEAVQIRGRNTVGKGRYHHPQIKPVEIVRQKNP is encoded by the coding sequence ATGAACGCGCAAATATACTATTTTTCCGGCACCGGCAACTCCCTGCACGTCGCCAAAGAATTGCAGAAGAGATTCGGGAGCGGCGAGCTTGTGCCGATCGTCCGGGAGTTGAAAAAACCGTCTTCCGCCTCAACCGGGGAGGTGGTGGGTTTTGTTTTTCCGATTCACAATCTGACCTCGCCGGTTCCGGTGAGGAAGTTTTTCGAGTGCGTGGATCTGCGCTCGGCGAAATACCTGTTTGCAGTGGCCACCCGCGAATGCTCCGACAAGGTGTTCCTGGATATCGAAAAGATTCTTGCGCCGCAGGGGAAATCGTTGGATGCCTGGTTCTCCGTGGAGATGCCGTGCACGTACATCCCATTGTTTGCGCTTCCCTCGAAGGAAGCCGCCGCGGAAATGGAGCGGAAGCTTAAGCAGAAGCTGGATGAAATCATGGATGCGGCGGTGCAGAGGAAGATCCGCCGCGTGAAGGACGATCCGCTGGTGTTTCTGCTGGGGCACGTCCTCTATCCGCCGATCACGGAGTTTTTCTTCCGGGTTCGGTTTCCGGAAATGGTCCGTTCCTTTTACGCCGATTCCCACTGCAACGGATGCGGATTGTGCGAGAAGGTCTGCCCCTCCGACCGGATCCGAATGCGGAACGGAAAACCCGAGTGGATGGAAAGCGTCGATTGCATGTATTGCTTCGCCTGCCTGCATTTGTGCCCGAAGGAGGCGGTCCAGATCCGCGGGAGGAACACGGTCGGCAAAGGGCGATACCATCATCCGCAGATCAAGCCGGTGGAAATCGTGCGCCAGAAAAATCCCTAG
- a CDS encoding FHA domain-containing protein — MLPFRRIFPRPLCGCLLLALIGLLLRTGPVHSQAVASTLRIVRVDSSAFPEVKVQILVLGPGGIEAAAPTAESLALSENNVSVEYGIEKQETGAEIGFILDTGLGLYRTGAGGGTVLQEMKDAVVELTQDPLLLTGKDVFYVISQQPGGPQALVSPETQATQIPNILNQYNPAITYHLAYPLEGVSALLDSFLDEASQGAGKAQAIVVLSSEFHVDRKYPLSSVVQKAVLMGVPVHTIQVRFAETEQEDLKQLAEQTGGRYFYYTAEGAASIAGLKPQLTGLRTQYVLTYRSPNAESGTRVVAVGLKYGQGQKPVLAQYDIEVEPPVAVIRSPGDEQTISPESYRPTEDTQATPVTGIVVTASVSWPDSYPRKILRATLLVNNTPQTVLDEPSEELTFVWNPTEEYLDGPATLQVQIEDELGLFGLSDQIVVRIEASSAGGFNLCPPGSDSPLCSLSLGGVLPYLSLVIALAALVLVIVFRKPIAGTAQQAVGAATEFIQEVGETLRFKSRPGASKAMLVDLDGNTGTGRSSFELYGTTSIGRSKKNADLVFQANQPDSPISRLHCTILEEDGAYFLRDDQSANGTYLNGVRLVPMDRNPLKDGDEIQLANPERSGVRLQFRGQGGGGFGGGADTESTNRMSRE, encoded by the coding sequence ATGCTCCCCTTCCGGCGGATCTTCCCCCGTCCCCTCTGCGGGTGCCTTCTGCTTGCCTTGATCGGATTGCTGCTGCGAACCGGTCCCGTCCATTCGCAGGCAGTCGCCTCAACCCTGCGGATCGTCAGGGTCGATTCGAGCGCCTTCCCGGAAGTGAAAGTTCAAATTCTGGTGCTGGGGCCGGGCGGCATCGAAGCCGCCGCCCCGACCGCCGAGAGCCTCGCGCTTTCGGAGAACAACGTTTCGGTGGAATACGGGATCGAGAAGCAGGAAACGGGGGCGGAGATCGGGTTCATCCTGGACACCGGCTTGGGCCTCTACCGGACCGGCGCGGGCGGGGGCACCGTGCTCCAGGAGATGAAGGACGCCGTCGTTGAACTCACCCAGGACCCCTTGCTCCTTACCGGGAAGGATGTCTTCTACGTCATTTCTCAACAGCCCGGCGGCCCCCAGGCGCTGGTCAGTCCGGAAACACAAGCCACGCAAATTCCCAACATCCTCAATCAATACAATCCCGCCATCACCTATCACCTCGCGTATCCGCTGGAAGGCGTAAGTGCGCTCTTGGATTCGTTCCTGGACGAAGCTTCGCAGGGCGCTGGCAAGGCGCAGGCGATCGTCGTCCTTTCCAGCGAGTTCCATGTGGACAGGAAATATCCGCTTTCCAGCGTCGTCCAGAAAGCCGTTCTCATGGGCGTGCCCGTGCACACCATACAGGTTCGGTTCGCCGAAACGGAGCAGGAGGACCTCAAACAGCTGGCCGAGCAGACCGGGGGGCGGTATTTCTATTACACCGCGGAAGGCGCGGCGAGCATCGCCGGCTTGAAGCCGCAGCTCACGGGTCTGCGGACCCAGTATGTGCTCACCTACCGCTCGCCGAACGCGGAAAGCGGAACCCGGGTGGTTGCGGTCGGCTTGAAATACGGGCAGGGGCAAAAACCCGTCCTGGCCCAGTACGATATCGAGGTGGAGCCGCCGGTAGCCGTTATTCGATCGCCGGGCGACGAACAGACCATTTCCCCGGAGTCCTACCGGCCGACAGAGGATACACAGGCTACGCCCGTCACCGGGATCGTCGTCACCGCATCGGTCTCCTGGCCCGACAGCTATCCGCGAAAAATCCTGCGGGCCACGCTTCTGGTGAACAACACGCCGCAGACGGTGCTGGATGAGCCTTCCGAAGAATTGACCTTTGTTTGGAATCCGACCGAGGAGTACCTCGACGGCCCGGCCACCCTGCAGGTTCAAATCGAGGACGAGTTGGGGTTGTTCGGTCTCAGCGATCAAATCGTCGTGCGGATCGAAGCCTCCTCCGCCGGAGGATTCAACCTCTGCCCGCCCGGCAGCGATTCGCCGCTGTGCAGCCTCTCCCTGGGAGGCGTGCTGCCGTACCTCTCGTTGGTGATCGCGCTGGCTGCGCTGGTTCTGGTGATCGTGTTCCGCAAGCCGATCGCGGGGACGGCCCAGCAGGCGGTCGGCGCGGCGACGGAATTCATCCAAGAAGTGGGGGAGACCCTGCGCTTCAAGAGCCGGCCCGGCGCCTCGAAAGCCATGCTCGTCGATCTGGATGGCAACACCGGCACGGGGCGCTCCTCCTTCGAACTGTACGGCACCACTTCGATCGGCCGCTCGAAGAAGAACGCGGACCTGGTGTTCCAGGCCAATCAGCCCGACAGCCCGATCAGCCGCCTGCATTGCACGATCCTCGAGGAGGACGGGGCCTACTTCCTGCGCGACGACCAAAGCGCTAACGGCACCTACCTGAACGGGGTGCGCCTGGTGCCGATGGACCGCAATCCGCTGAAGGACGGGGATGAAATCCAGCTCGCCAATCCGGAGCGAAGCGGGGTCCGCCTGCAATTCCGCGGGCAGGGCGGCGGGGGATTCGGGGGCGGGGCGGATACCGAATCCACCAACCGGATGAGCCGGGAATAA
- a CDS encoding HAMP domain-containing protein produces MSASFLQKFATLRWKLALSYVGVTLITALTLEIILFAILGLFGEPIGDFWARNVGLWTAEQMARRSAGPMEYGSAENLAEALYAPTGLILKFGVSGEEDTRFLDDVRVVVDPQGVVVASNRPDRYPAGKQFADEGFPEAEMLVEKALADQRTAAELMKTADVFAAAVPIISSGGEIFGILFYRQPRPAIVHLAPGDLFQPLAATTLVLLPCMIPLGLIFGIVTATGFTRRLKHLTQASVGLAGGNLARRVEDASGDEIGLLSRQFNRMAEEIQAGAGRQRELAALQERQRLARDLHDGIKQNLFGANLAVAAALNLLDSNPEAARTKLLEARDHSRQAGAEMQTLIGELRPALSDPRGLAAALQDYLQTFGKREGIEVVWRATAADFDPPPHCQQALFRIAQELLTNVARHAHAKRVFLELVSGAKEIRMRITDDGAGFDPSAVDPERSTGLRGIRERLAELQGTLAIDSDPGGGTRVTVILPGPASQAQGAAHD; encoded by the coding sequence ATGTCGGCCTCCTTCCTTCAGAAATTCGCCACCCTTCGGTGGAAACTGGCGCTCTCATATGTCGGCGTAACGCTGATCACCGCGCTGACTCTCGAGATCATCCTGTTTGCGATCTTGGGGTTGTTCGGCGAGCCCATTGGAGATTTTTGGGCGCGGAACGTCGGCTTGTGGACCGCCGAACAAATGGCCCGCAGGTCGGCCGGGCCGATGGAGTATGGATCGGCGGAGAACTTGGCAGAGGCGCTGTACGCGCCCACCGGATTGATCCTGAAATTCGGTGTCTCCGGGGAAGAAGACACGCGGTTCCTTGACGATGTGCGCGTGGTGGTCGATCCACAAGGCGTCGTGGTCGCCAGCAACCGGCCGGACCGCTATCCCGCGGGCAAGCAGTTCGCCGATGAGGGATTCCCCGAGGCGGAAATGCTGGTGGAAAAAGCGTTAGCCGATCAGCGCACCGCCGCGGAGCTCATGAAGACGGCGGACGTCTTTGCGGCCGCCGTCCCGATCATCAGCAGCGGTGGAGAAATCTTCGGCATCCTGTTCTACCGTCAACCGCGCCCGGCGATTGTCCATTTGGCCCCCGGCGACCTCTTCCAGCCGCTGGCCGCCACAACACTTGTCCTTCTGCCGTGTATGATCCCGCTGGGGTTGATCTTCGGAATTGTGACGGCAACCGGATTCACCCGCCGGCTGAAGCATTTGACCCAAGCCAGCGTCGGCCTGGCCGGTGGTAACCTCGCCCGGCGGGTCGAAGATGCTTCCGGCGACGAAATCGGCCTCCTCTCCCGCCAGTTCAACCGCATGGCGGAGGAAATCCAAGCCGGCGCCGGAAGGCAGCGGGAACTGGCCGCCCTGCAGGAACGCCAGCGGCTGGCCCGCGATCTTCACGACGGGATCAAACAAAACCTCTTTGGCGCGAATTTGGCCGTAGCCGCCGCTCTGAATCTACTGGATTCAAACCCGGAAGCCGCGCGCACAAAGCTCCTCGAAGCCCGCGACCACAGCCGCCAGGCCGGTGCGGAGATGCAGACCCTGATCGGCGAGCTTCGCCCGGCCCTCTCCGATCCGCGGGGCTTGGCTGCGGCGCTGCAGGACTACCTGCAGACGTTCGGCAAGCGTGAGGGGATCGAGGTGGTCTGGCGCGCGACTGCTGCGGATTTCGATCCGCCCCCGCATTGCCAGCAGGCACTGTTCCGCATCGCCCAGGAATTATTGACGAACGTCGCCCGGCACGCCCACGCCAAGCGCGTATTTCTGGAGCTGGTATCCGGAGCCAAGGAAATCCGGATGCGGATCACGGATGACGGCGCGGGGTTTGATCCCTCGGCTGTTGATCCCGAACGGTCGACCGGTTTGCGGGGAATCCGCGAGAGGCTGGCGGAGTTGCAGGGGACGCTAGCGATCGATTCCGATCCCGGCGGCGGAACCCGCGTGACCGTCATCCTCCCCGGACCGGCCTCGCAGGCACAAGGAGCCGCCCATGACTGA
- a CDS encoding response regulator transcription factor → MTDVIRILIADDHPVVRNGLCSFLGTYPDIEIVAEAENGARAVELARKFAPDVILMDLLMPEMNGVAAIDRIMDVCPAARILVLTSYPDDEYLFPAMQAGAQGYLLKDMEPEQLVGAIRAASLGQATLHPSVAARLLKKSGAEDEPAADLSPRELEVLRLIARGRSNKEIADELTLAEGTVKSHVSNILSKLHLAHRTQAALYALKKKLASLEDAGSNSK, encoded by the coding sequence ATGACTGACGTCATCAGGATTCTCATCGCCGACGACCATCCCGTCGTCCGCAACGGCCTGTGCAGCTTCCTGGGTACCTATCCCGACATCGAGATCGTGGCCGAGGCGGAGAACGGAGCGCGGGCCGTGGAACTGGCGCGGAAATTCGCGCCCGATGTCATCCTGATGGATCTGCTGATGCCTGAGATGAACGGCGTGGCAGCCATCGACCGGATCATGGACGTCTGCCCCGCCGCCCGGATCCTTGTGCTGACCAGCTACCCCGACGATGAATATCTGTTTCCCGCCATGCAGGCCGGAGCGCAAGGATACCTGTTAAAGGATATGGAACCGGAGCAATTGGTCGGCGCGATCCGCGCCGCTTCGCTCGGCCAGGCCACGTTGCATCCGTCCGTCGCCGCCCGTCTGCTTAAGAAAAGCGGGGCGGAAGACGAACCGGCGGCCGACCTCAGCCCCCGCGAACTCGAGGTTCTACGGCTGATCGCCCGCGGACGAAGCAACAAGGAAATCGCCGACGAGCTGACCCTGGCCGAGGGTACGGTCAAGAGTCACGTCAGCAACATCCTCTCCAAGCTGCACCTGGCGCACCGCACCCAGGCGGCACTCTACGCCCTGAAAAAGAAACTCGCGTCACTCGAGGACGCCGGAAGCAATTCGAAATAA
- the efp gene encoding elongation factor P has product MIDVNDLRKGVTFELDGRLFKVLEYSHNKPGRGNATIRTKVRDLRSGNVLEKTFQSGDRVQDIRLDHHQAQFLYSDGHLFHFMDTENYDQTAIAAPVVGENSPYLKEGQEVKLTFHDSEPIDVELPASVDLRIVEAEMGVKGDTATGATKSVKTETGLKVLVPLFVENGDTIRVDTRTGQYLTRA; this is encoded by the coding sequence ATGATCGACGTCAACGACCTCCGCAAGGGTGTGACCTTCGAACTCGACGGCCGGCTGTTCAAGGTCCTCGAATACTCGCACAACAAACCCGGCCGCGGCAACGCCACCATCCGCACCAAAGTGCGCGATCTGCGTTCCGGCAACGTGCTGGAGAAAACCTTCCAATCCGGCGACCGCGTGCAGGATATCCGCCTCGACCACCACCAGGCGCAGTTCCTCTACAGCGACGGCCACCTGTTCCACTTCATGGACACGGAAAACTACGATCAGACCGCCATCGCCGCACCTGTGGTGGGGGAAAACTCCCCCTACCTCAAAGAAGGCCAGGAGGTCAAGCTGACCTTCCACGATTCCGAGCCGATCGACGTGGAGCTTCCGGCTTCGGTGGACCTTAGGATCGTCGAAGCCGAGATGGGGGTCAAGGGCGATACGGCCACCGGCGCGACCAAGAGCGTCAAGACCGAGACCGGACTCAAAGTCCTCGTCCCGTTGTTCGTTGAAAACGGTGACACGATCCGCGTTGATACCCGCACCGGACAGTATCTCACCCGCGCCTGA
- a CDS encoding DUF4386 domain-containing protein, translated as MSVNARTVRSTEIPRSRQAGIAGFWYLLMAVRSGFAMMFVDKQVVVPGDAGATAANILASEGLSAWGSSPISPGRSFSCFRRWRCTGCCSPWIIVRPG; from the coding sequence ATGAGCGTGAATGCGCGAACGGTCCGATCGACGGAGATCCCCCGGTCGAGGCAGGCGGGGATTGCGGGATTCTGGTACCTCCTGATGGCCGTGCGCAGCGGGTTTGCGATGATGTTCGTGGATAAGCAAGTCGTCGTCCCCGGAGATGCCGGGGCGACGGCGGCCAACATCCTGGCATCCGAAGGGCTGTCCGCCTGGGGTTCGTCGCCAATATCGCCGGGCAGGTCGTTTTCCTGTTTCCGGCGCTGGCGTTGTACCGGCTGTTGCAGTCCGTGGATCATCGTCCGGCCCGGCTGA
- a CDS encoding aspartyl protease family protein, whose protein sequence is MEKKNRTKSLRRILLLGAAGMLTFCIIPLAVLFLGCEDMDPQLKGQLDAADAAYSAGRFADAAELYGEANRLSPGNPRILEQLGNIALLNNRAGEAQQFFLEALRSTPWYTNFWPLNANLKSRLSLAYYRADRFADASAAFLDTAGPLAVGPLADAQGLGRQAGLLAGLATYDIEGPEESRIGFVITDPLPVVEVAINGLPPVNFIIDTGGAEILLDDDLAEKTGARIGGSLQGTFAGGKKSELGLGLVDSVAIGDFLIRNVPIQVLDTDRWVSVIGMEIKGVVGTRFLMHFLSTIDYAGGCLTLRKITPGALEDLDRQIGRGTVKTIPFWLADMHVILAWGTLNDLEPMLFFVDTGLAGKGFTGMEAVMKRAGIAVDWSRAKEDIGGATENFRSVDVQIRRLTLGSGPNEVVAIDVLGTVMEGGLQTLQGSHGFQVGGLISHAFFRPYALTFDFTGMRLILQ, encoded by the coding sequence ATGGAAAAGAAAAATCGAACAAAGTCTCTTCGCAGAATCCTCTTGCTTGGCGCAGCCGGCATGCTGACTTTTTGCATCATCCCGCTGGCCGTCCTGTTTCTGGGATGTGAAGATATGGATCCTCAATTGAAAGGCCAACTCGATGCCGCCGACGCAGCCTATTCCGCCGGCCGGTTCGCCGACGCCGCGGAGTTGTACGGCGAGGCCAACCGTCTCTCTCCGGGAAATCCGCGGATCCTGGAACAGCTGGGCAACATCGCGCTGCTGAACAATCGCGCCGGAGAAGCGCAGCAATTTTTCCTGGAGGCCTTGCGATCCACCCCTTGGTATACCAACTTCTGGCCCTTGAACGCGAACCTGAAATCCCGGCTGAGTCTGGCCTACTACCGCGCCGACCGCTTCGCCGACGCCTCGGCGGCTTTTCTCGACACCGCAGGTCCGCTCGCCGTCGGACCGCTGGCGGATGCGCAAGGGCTCGGCCGACAGGCGGGATTGCTTGCCGGCCTTGCGACATACGATATCGAGGGGCCGGAGGAAAGCCGGATAGGCTTCGTCATCACCGATCCGTTGCCGGTGGTCGAAGTTGCCATCAACGGTCTCCCGCCGGTAAATTTCATCATCGACACCGGCGGCGCGGAGATCCTCCTTGACGACGATCTTGCCGAAAAGACCGGCGCGCGGATCGGCGGATCGCTCCAGGGCACGTTCGCCGGCGGGAAAAAATCCGAACTGGGATTGGGGCTGGTGGATTCGGTCGCCATCGGGGATTTCCTCATCCGCAACGTCCCGATCCAAGTGTTGGACACGGATCGTTGGGTATCCGTAATAGGAATGGAAATCAAAGGCGTCGTCGGGACGAGGTTCCTGATGCATTTTCTCTCCACCATCGACTACGCCGGTGGATGCTTGACGCTTCGGAAAATCACCCCCGGCGCCCTGGAAGATCTCGACCGGCAAATCGGGCGGGGAACCGTCAAGACCATTCCGTTCTGGCTGGCCGACATGCACGTCATCTTGGCCTGGGGCACCCTCAACGACCTTGAACCAATGCTCTTTTTTGTGGACACCGGGCTGGCCGGAAAAGGGTTCACCGGAATGGAAGCCGTGATGAAGCGGGCGGGGATCGCCGTGGATTGGAGCAGGGCCAAGGAAGATATCGGCGGGGCAACGGAAAACTTCCGATCCGTGGACGTCCAAATCCGCCGGTTGACCCTCGGATCGGGTCCGAATGAGGTCGTCGCCATTGACGTTCTTGGCACCGTCATGGAAGGCGGGTTGCAGACCTTGCAGGGCTCGCATGGATTTCAGGTCGGCGGATTGATCTCGCATGCCTTCTTCCGCCCGTATGCACTGACGTTTGATTTCACAGGAATGCGCTTGATCCTCCAGTGA